A single genomic interval of Nocardioides nitrophenolicus harbors:
- the pyrR gene encoding bifunctional pyr operon transcriptional regulator/uracil phosphoribosyltransferase PyrR, whose translation MPAPQTPEAPASTGRVVLDAGDISRALIRISHEILERNKGAEDLLLLGLHTRGVPLARRLAANIADVEGTTVATGELDVTMYRDDLRSNPTRAPHRTQVPAGGIDGKTVVLVDDVLYSGRTIRAALDALSDLGRPAVVRLAVLVDRGHRELPIRADHVGKNLPTARSERVSLRLVETDGEDEVRIK comes from the coding sequence TTGCCTGCACCGCAGACTCCGGAGGCGCCCGCGAGCACGGGCCGCGTCGTTCTCGACGCCGGCGACATCAGCCGGGCGCTGATCCGTATTTCCCACGAGATCCTCGAGCGCAACAAGGGCGCCGAGGATCTTCTGCTTCTCGGCCTCCACACGCGCGGGGTCCCGCTCGCGCGCCGGCTGGCCGCCAACATAGCCGACGTCGAGGGTACGACGGTCGCCACCGGCGAGCTCGACGTCACCATGTACCGCGACGACCTGCGCTCGAACCCGACTCGCGCGCCGCACCGCACCCAGGTGCCGGCCGGGGGGATCGACGGGAAGACCGTGGTGCTGGTCGACGACGTGCTCTACAGCGGGCGCACCATCCGGGCGGCGCTCGACGCGCTGTCGGACCTGGGCCGCCCGGCGGTCGTCCGGCTGGCGGTGCTGGTCGACCGCGGCCACCGGGAGCTCCCGATCCGCGCCGACCACGTGGGCAAGAACCTGCCGACCGCGCGGAGCGAGCGGGTGAGCCTGCGCCTGGTCGAGACCGACGGCGAGGACGAGGTGCGGATCAAGTGA